Proteins found in one Microbacterium sp. SSM24 genomic segment:
- a CDS encoding FUSC family protein yields MSGPAATSAVPTGWRARFDPRPALVRVGESGTAIVQIVVAATGAYAFAHVVLGHPAPLLAATVTVSSLGLVRDARPRRVLETVLGMLVGILVAELLLLVAGTGWWQLGLTLGLTLVVARFLSPQASFAIAAAIQSLIVMVIPATAPFLRLVDGIVGGVAALLVTALIPRNPLRAALRDGRKLFGAMESASAAITQALRRGDRLRAERGLEKARALQPLLDDWKSSLESGRAIARISPFLRRQRSELARHERIRESVDLATRNLRVVARRAVYLCDDGAPRPVAADVLAEIVRGAGFVADSLDDLTFEPAARAALVAVAARLDPSTLVPGTSLGDQNLIAAMRPLVVDLLTATGMSAGDSRAAVPRI; encoded by the coding sequence GTGAGCGGCCCCGCCGCGACGAGCGCGGTGCCGACGGGATGGCGGGCGCGGTTCGATCCACGGCCCGCGCTCGTGCGCGTCGGCGAGTCCGGCACGGCGATCGTGCAGATCGTGGTCGCCGCCACCGGGGCCTACGCCTTCGCCCACGTCGTCCTCGGGCATCCGGCGCCGCTTCTCGCGGCGACCGTCACCGTGTCGAGCCTCGGGCTCGTCCGCGACGCCCGGCCGCGTCGGGTCCTCGAGACGGTGCTCGGGATGCTGGTGGGCATCCTCGTCGCCGAGCTGCTGCTGCTCGTCGCGGGCACCGGCTGGTGGCAGCTCGGGCTCACCCTCGGGCTCACGCTGGTGGTCGCGCGGTTCCTGTCGCCACAGGCGAGCTTCGCGATCGCGGCGGCGATCCAGTCGCTCATCGTCATGGTGATCCCGGCGACCGCGCCGTTCCTGAGGCTCGTCGACGGCATCGTGGGCGGGGTGGCGGCGCTGCTGGTGACGGCGCTGATCCCGCGGAACCCGCTGCGCGCCGCGCTGCGCGACGGACGCAAGCTCTTCGGGGCGATGGAGAGCGCCTCGGCGGCGATCACGCAGGCGCTGCGCCGAGGAGACCGACTGCGCGCCGAGCGCGGCCTCGAGAAGGCCCGGGCGCTGCAGCCGCTGCTCGACGACTGGAAGTCCTCTCTCGAATCGGGGCGGGCGATCGCGCGCATCTCGCCCTTTCTGCGGCGCCAGCGGAGTGAGCTCGCGCGCCACGAGCGCATCCGCGAATCGGTCGACCTCGCCACGCGCAACCTCCGCGTGGTGGCGCGGCGCGCGGTCTACCTGTGCGACGACGGCGCCCCGCGCCCGGTGGCCGCCGACGTGCTCGCCGAGATCGTGCGCGGCGCGGGGTTCGTGGCGGACTCGCTCGACGACCTCACGTTCGAGCCCGCGGCCCGCGCGGCGCTGGTGGCCGTCGCCGCTCGCCTGGACCCGTCGACGCTCGTCCCCGGCACATCGCTGGGCGACCAGAACCTC
- a CDS encoding YgfZ/GcvT domain-containing protein has protein sequence MMGSPFAGLSGAVVDETGLQHVGSPLGEQRALGAGRAVVPLGDRTVLAVPGEDRLSWLDSLTSQALAALPPGVSTELLVLDPQGHVEHAASVIDDGETTWLIVDRADAEGLLSWLRRMRFRLRVDPRDAGDEFAVIGGTAAGLAGVNPAVPAGLPLVWTDPWPDVTPGGHAYAAVDPHPGAERDWAEAIVTRDEEQRIADAASRGEIALAGLVAADALRVAAWRPRWSADVDERALPHELDWLRTAVHLSKGCYRGQETVAKVHNLGHPPRRLVALQLDGSSSVLPVHGAAVRVGDDAVGSVTSAAMHFEEGPIALAIVRRSTPIDATLLVDTDDGPISAAQEIIVPPDAGATANVPRITRLSRRASAT, from the coding sequence ATGATGGGGTCCCCGTTCGCCGGGCTCTCCGGCGCCGTGGTCGACGAGACCGGACTGCAGCACGTCGGCAGCCCGCTCGGCGAGCAGCGAGCACTCGGCGCCGGCCGCGCCGTGGTGCCGCTCGGCGACCGCACGGTCCTCGCCGTTCCCGGTGAGGACCGCCTCTCGTGGCTCGACTCGCTCACCTCGCAGGCGCTCGCCGCCCTCCCGCCGGGGGTCAGCACCGAGCTGCTGGTCCTCGACCCGCAGGGACACGTCGAGCACGCGGCATCCGTCATCGACGACGGCGAGACGACGTGGCTGATCGTCGATCGGGCCGACGCCGAGGGGCTGCTGTCGTGGCTGCGCAGGATGCGGTTCCGCCTGCGGGTCGACCCGCGCGACGCCGGCGACGAGTTCGCCGTCATCGGCGGCACGGCGGCGGGCCTCGCCGGGGTGAACCCTGCCGTGCCCGCGGGCCTTCCGCTCGTCTGGACCGATCCGTGGCCCGACGTCACGCCGGGTGGTCACGCGTACGCGGCCGTCGACCCGCATCCGGGCGCCGAACGCGATTGGGCCGAGGCGATCGTCACGCGCGACGAGGAACAGCGCATCGCGGATGCCGCGTCCCGCGGCGAGATCGCGCTCGCCGGCCTCGTCGCGGCCGACGCGCTGCGGGTCGCCGCGTGGCGCCCTCGGTGGTCTGCCGACGTCGACGAGCGTGCGCTTCCCCACGAGCTGGACTGGCTGCGCACGGCCGTGCACCTCAGCAAGGGCTGCTACCGGGGCCAGGAGACCGTGGCGAAGGTGCACAATCTCGGCCACCCGCCGCGGCGCCTCGTGGCGCTTCAGCTCGACGGCAGCTCGAGCGTCCTTCCTGTGCACGGGGCGGCGGTCCGCGTCGGCGACGACGCGGTGGGGTCGGTCACGTCGGCCGCGATGCACTTCGAAGAAGGTCCGATCGCGCTCGCGATCGTGCGGCGCTCCACTCCGATCGATGCGACGCTGCTCGTCGACACCGACGACGGTCCGATCTCGGCCGCGCAGGAGATCATCGTCCCGCCGGACGCGGGGGCCACGGCGAACGTCCCGCGCATCACGCGACTGTCTCGCCGCGCGTCGGCGACGTGA
- a CDS encoding FABP family protein, whose protein sequence is MFDLPTDLPADLAPLSWLVGVWEGTGVIDYAGHAYAGEFTHRVSFSHDGGDYLNYSANAWLHGEGDTRTPLVAEMGYWRLSRPAGDADAGPGLLPALGTAPPRTADDVELLRNAEGGFDIEVVLVHADGVSELYLGQIRGPRIDIATDAVVRPAGAKTYSAATRMYGLVDGHLLWAWDMAALGEELGAHASARLARAE, encoded by the coding sequence GTGTTCGACCTGCCGACCGACCTTCCCGCGGATCTCGCGCCTCTCTCGTGGCTCGTCGGCGTCTGGGAGGGCACCGGGGTCATCGATTACGCCGGCCATGCCTACGCGGGCGAGTTCACCCACCGCGTCAGCTTCAGCCATGACGGCGGCGACTACCTGAACTACTCCGCGAACGCGTGGCTCCACGGTGAGGGCGACACCCGCACGCCGCTCGTGGCCGAGATGGGCTACTGGCGGCTCTCGCGGCCTGCGGGCGACGCGGACGCCGGCCCCGGCCTGCTGCCGGCCCTCGGCACGGCCCCGCCCCGCACCGCCGACGACGTCGAGCTGCTGCGCAACGCCGAAGGCGGCTTCGACATCGAGGTCGTCCTCGTGCACGCGGACGGCGTGAGCGAGCTCTACCTCGGACAGATCCGCGGCCCGCGCATCGACATCGCGACCGACGCGGTCGTGCGACCGGCCGGCGCGAAGACCTACTCCGCTGCGACCCGCATGTACGGGCTCGTCGACGGACACCTGCTGTGGGCGTGGGACATGGCCGCGCTCGGCGAGGAGCTCGGCGCGCACGCGTCGGCGCGCCTGGCCCGGGCGGAATGA
- a CDS encoding winged helix-turn-helix domain-containing protein: MAQLLVLSSAHGAGPVLPSLELLSHRVRQIPAEPAQLVNAPSADVIFVDARIDLVGAKSLCKILNTTGLDAPLLLVVTEGGLTAVSTDWGIDDVILMNAGPAEVDARVRLAIGRMSQEQVSTRIQTSGITIDEASYSAKVHGKPLDLTYKEFQLLHFFATHPSRVFTREQLLSEVWGYDYFGGTRTVDVHVRRLRAKLGDLEQLIGTVRNVGYRFNVYEDDQIPSPRERTGA, encoded by the coding sequence TTGGCACAGCTCCTGGTTCTGAGCTCCGCGCACGGAGCCGGTCCCGTCCTGCCCTCGCTCGAACTGCTGAGCCACCGTGTGCGCCAGATCCCCGCGGAACCCGCGCAGCTGGTGAACGCACCGAGCGCCGACGTCATCTTCGTCGATGCGCGCATCGATCTCGTCGGCGCCAAGTCGCTGTGCAAGATCCTCAACACCACGGGCCTCGACGCGCCGCTGCTGCTGGTCGTCACGGAGGGCGGACTGACCGCCGTGTCGACGGACTGGGGCATCGACGACGTCATCCTGATGAACGCCGGACCCGCCGAGGTCGACGCGCGGGTGCGCCTCGCGATCGGACGGATGAGCCAGGAGCAGGTCTCGACCCGCATCCAGACGTCGGGCATCACGATCGACGAGGCGTCGTACTCGGCCAAGGTGCACGGCAAGCCGCTCGACCTCACGTACAAGGAGTTCCAGCTCCTCCACTTCTTCGCGACCCATCCGTCGCGCGTGTTCACCCGCGAACAGCTGCTGAGCGAGGTGTGGGGCTACGACTACTTCGGGGGCACGCGCACGGTCGACGTGCACGTGCGACGTCTGCGCGCGAAACTCGGCGACCTGGAGCAGCTGATCGGCACCGTCCGCAACGTCGGCTATCGCTTCAACGTCTACGAGGACGACCAGATCCCCTCGCCGCGCGAGCGCACGGGCGCCTGA
- a CDS encoding RNA degradosome polyphosphate kinase → MIDHEVLDAGLGDADDDDFDLDEEQDAQLPEHRYLDRELSWLAFNQRVLELAEDTNLPVIERANFLAIFASNLDEFFMVRVAGLKRRIVTGLAVPTNVGRAPAEVLADISVEAHRLQLRHAEAWTSQVMPALAEAGVNVVAYDALDAADREALYEYFQAQVFPVLMPLAVDPAHPFPYISGLSLNLAIRIRNARTGRQEFARLKVPPMLPRFVQVPSSDGALRYLPLEDLISNHLDDLFPGMEVLDHHAFRLTRNEDVAIEEDESENLIQALEAELLRRRFGPPIRLEITDDMDEVTLELLIRELDITAQEVYRLPGPLDLRGLFDLRIDRPDLKFKPHVPTTAMAFQPGDNNERPDVFASIRKGDVLVHHPYESFATSVQAFLEQAAKDPHVLAIKQTLYRTSGDSPIVEALIDAAEAGKQVLALVEIKARFDEANNILWARKLEKAGVHVVYGLVGLKTHCKLALVIREEGGVLRSYSHIGTGNYNPKTSRIYEDFGLFTVDDQVGRDLTRLFNELSGYAIEKKFKRLLVAPLHLRKGLLRLIDKERRNALAGKPASVRIKVNSMVDEQIIDALYRASQAGVKVDVWVRGICSLKPGVPGMSENIRVRSILGRYLEHSRIFSFHNDGDPQLYIGSADMMHRNLDRRVEALVRVTAPAHVKELGDFFDLAMSDSSSSWHLGPDGEWIRHNVGEDGHLLVDVQDRTMTTVQRRRRARAVR, encoded by the coding sequence ATGATCGATCACGAGGTGCTCGACGCGGGGCTCGGCGACGCGGACGACGACGACTTCGACCTGGACGAAGAGCAGGATGCGCAGCTCCCCGAGCACCGCTACCTGGACCGCGAGCTGAGCTGGCTCGCATTCAACCAGCGCGTGCTCGAGCTGGCCGAGGACACGAACCTCCCCGTCATCGAGCGCGCCAACTTCCTGGCGATCTTCGCGAGCAACCTCGACGAGTTCTTCATGGTGCGCGTCGCCGGACTCAAGCGCCGGATCGTGACCGGCCTCGCGGTACCCACCAATGTCGGGCGGGCGCCCGCCGAGGTGCTCGCCGACATCTCCGTCGAGGCGCACCGGCTCCAGCTCCGTCACGCGGAGGCGTGGACGAGCCAGGTCATGCCGGCCCTCGCCGAGGCGGGAGTGAACGTCGTGGCATACGACGCCCTCGACGCCGCAGACCGCGAAGCGCTCTACGAGTACTTCCAGGCGCAGGTCTTCCCCGTGCTCATGCCGCTCGCGGTCGACCCCGCCCATCCCTTCCCCTACATCTCGGGCCTCTCGCTCAACCTCGCCATCCGCATCCGCAACGCCCGCACCGGACGCCAGGAGTTCGCGCGCCTCAAGGTGCCGCCCATGCTCCCCCGCTTCGTGCAGGTGCCCTCGAGCGACGGCGCGCTGCGCTACCTGCCGCTCGAGGACCTCATCTCGAACCACCTCGACGATCTCTTCCCCGGCATGGAGGTGCTCGACCACCACGCGTTCCGCCTCACCCGCAACGAGGACGTCGCGATCGAGGAGGACGAGTCCGAGAACCTCATCCAGGCGCTCGAGGCCGAACTGCTGCGCCGCCGGTTCGGCCCGCCCATCCGGCTCGAGATCACCGACGACATGGACGAGGTCACCCTCGAACTGCTGATCCGCGAGCTCGACATCACCGCGCAGGAGGTCTACCGCCTCCCCGGCCCGCTCGACCTGCGGGGGCTGTTCGACCTGCGCATCGACCGGCCGGACCTCAAGTTCAAACCGCATGTGCCCACCACGGCGATGGCGTTCCAGCCCGGCGACAACAACGAGCGGCCCGACGTCTTCGCGTCGATCCGCAAGGGCGACGTGCTCGTGCATCACCCGTACGAGTCGTTCGCGACGAGCGTGCAGGCGTTCCTCGAGCAGGCGGCCAAGGACCCGCACGTGCTCGCCATCAAGCAGACGCTCTATCGCACGTCGGGCGACAGCCCGATCGTCGAGGCGCTGATCGATGCCGCCGAGGCCGGCAAGCAGGTGCTCGCACTCGTCGAGATCAAGGCCCGCTTCGACGAGGCGAACAACATCCTGTGGGCGCGCAAGCTCGAGAAGGCGGGCGTGCACGTCGTCTACGGACTGGTCGGCCTGAAGACCCACTGCAAGCTCGCACTCGTCATCCGCGAAGAGGGCGGCGTGCTGCGCAGCTACAGCCACATCGGCACGGGCAACTACAACCCCAAGACGAGCCGCATCTACGAGGACTTCGGCCTGTTCACCGTCGACGACCAGGTCGGACGGGACCTCACCCGACTGTTCAACGAGCTGAGCGGCTACGCGATCGAGAAGAAGTTCAAGCGCCTCCTCGTCGCCCCCCTGCACCTGCGGAAGGGACTCCTGAGACTGATCGACAAGGAGCGCCGCAACGCGCTGGCGGGCAAGCCCGCGAGCGTGCGAATCAAGGTCAACTCGATGGTCGACGAGCAGATCATCGACGCCCTCTACCGTGCGAGCCAGGCCGGTGTGAAGGTCGACGTGTGGGTGCGCGGCATCTGCTCGCTCAAGCCGGGCGTCCCCGGCATGAGCGAGAACATCCGGGTGCGGAGCATCCTGGGCCGCTACCTCGAGCATTCGCGCATCTTCTCGTTCCACAACGACGGCGACCCGCAGCTCTACATCGGCAGCGCCGACATGATGCATCGAAACCTCGATCGCCGCGTCGAGGCGCTCGTGCGCGTGACCGCACCGGCCCACGTCAAGGAGCTCGGCGACTTCTTCGACCTTGCGATGAGCGACTCCTCGAGTTCGTGGCATCTCGGCCCCGACGGCGAGTGGATCCGCCACAACGTGGGCGAGGACGGCCATCTCCTCGTCGACGTGCAGGACCGCACCATGACCACCGTGCAGCGCCGTCGGCGGGCACGCGCGGTGCGATGA
- a CDS encoding NUDIX hydrolase produces the protein MTETAVYAAGGVVWRVVDGKLRVLLIHRTRYRDVTLPKGKVDPGEMLAETAVREIFEETGIRVALGMAIGVSRYRLPSKRTKIVHYWSAEATDAAIRASAFVPNKEIAAIEWVTAKKARSRLSYPVDVEILENFLRLVDEGVLRTFPIIVLRHAKALAREEWDGEDAARPLAPRGKKQANSIVGPLLAFGARKLVSSPAVRCMKTVTPLAAALGRKVEKTSLISQDAWEDGESDARTIIGQRVRARKAAVLCSHGPVLPDILSELALATGTLRGSYLGSASALEPGAFSVVHLSVENPGSGIVAIETHIPKV, from the coding sequence ATGACGGAGACCGCGGTCTACGCCGCGGGCGGTGTCGTCTGGCGCGTCGTGGACGGCAAACTGCGCGTGCTGCTGATCCACCGCACCCGCTACCGCGACGTGACGCTCCCCAAGGGCAAGGTCGATCCCGGCGAGATGCTCGCCGAGACCGCCGTGCGCGAGATCTTCGAGGAGACCGGCATCCGTGTCGCCCTGGGCATGGCCATCGGCGTCTCGCGCTACCGGCTGCCCAGCAAGCGCACCAAGATCGTGCACTACTGGTCGGCGGAGGCGACGGATGCCGCGATCCGCGCGTCCGCCTTCGTGCCGAACAAGGAGATCGCCGCGATCGAGTGGGTGACGGCGAAGAAGGCGCGCTCCCGCCTCAGCTATCCCGTCGATGTCGAGATCCTCGAGAACTTCCTCCGCCTAGTCGACGAGGGCGTGCTGCGCACCTTCCCCATCATCGTGCTGCGCCACGCCAAGGCGCTCGCTCGCGAGGAATGGGACGGTGAGGATGCCGCGCGCCCGCTCGCACCCCGTGGCAAGAAGCAGGCGAACTCGATCGTCGGTCCGCTGCTCGCCTTCGGCGCGCGCAAGCTGGTGTCGAGTCCCGCCGTGCGCTGCATGAAGACGGTCACGCCGCTCGCCGCCGCGCTGGGCCGCAAGGTCGAGAAGACGTCGCTCATCAGTCAGGACGCGTGGGAGGACGGCGAATCCGACGCTCGCACGATCATCGGTCAGCGCGTGCGCGCACGGAAGGCCGCCGTGCTGTGCAGCCACGGTCCCGTGCTGCCCGACATCCTGTCGGAGCTCGCGCTCGCGACGGGCACGCTGCGGGGGTCCTACCTCGGCAGCGCCTCTGCGCTCGAGCCGGGCGCGTTCTCGGTCGTGCATCTCTCCGTCGAGAACCCCGGATCGGGCATCGTCGCGATCGAGACCCACATACCCAAGGTCTGA
- a CDS encoding phosphate ABC transporter substrate-binding protein PstS, translating to MKISRIAQVGAIAAIAALALAGCASNETPGEPSGSAPVSDLKGAIAGGGASSQEVAVQTWTAGVQGANPDVDITYDPSGSGAGRDSFIAGAVQFAGSDRAFKAEEITDSTFAGCVEDTDIVELPLYISPIAVIFNVEGVESLDLDAATIAGIFAGQITNWNDAAIADQNPDATLPDLAITPVVRSDKSGTTGNFTDYLAATAESVWTFGSVEEWPATSVTPESAQGTSGVVAAVEGGSGTIGYADASRAGDLGTVAIKVGDEYIAYSPEAAAKAADVSTLEEGRGAGDLAIKIDRTTTEAGAYPLILISYSIACEQYQDAAAAPIVKAYLSYAASVQGQDEAAAAAGSAPISDELRDQVNAAIELIVTD from the coding sequence GTGAAGATCTCCCGCATCGCCCAGGTGGGCGCTATCGCCGCAATCGCGGCCCTCGCCCTCGCCGGCTGCGCCTCCAACGAGACCCCGGGCGAGCCCTCGGGCTCCGCACCCGTCTCCGACCTGAAGGGCGCCATCGCCGGTGGCGGCGCTTCCTCGCAGGAAGTCGCCGTCCAGACCTGGACCGCCGGCGTCCAGGGCGCCAACCCCGACGTCGACATCACGTACGACCCCTCGGGCTCGGGTGCCGGTCGCGACTCGTTCATCGCCGGCGCCGTCCAGTTCGCCGGCTCCGACCGCGCGTTCAAGGCCGAAGAGATCACCGACAGCACCTTCGCCGGCTGCGTCGAAGACACCGACATCGTCGAGCTGCCGCTGTACATCTCGCCGATCGCCGTGATCTTCAATGTCGAGGGCGTCGAGAGCCTCGACCTCGATGCCGCCACGATCGCCGGGATCTTCGCCGGCCAGATCACGAACTGGAACGACGCCGCGATCGCCGACCAGAACCCGGACGCCACGCTGCCCGACCTCGCGATCACCCCGGTCGTGCGCTCGGACAAGTCCGGCACCACCGGCAACTTCACCGACTACCTCGCCGCGACGGCGGAGAGCGTCTGGACCTTCGGCTCGGTCGAGGAGTGGCCCGCCACGTCCGTGACCCCCGAGTCGGCGCAGGGCACCTCGGGTGTCGTCGCGGCCGTCGAGGGTGGCTCCGGCACGATCGGCTACGCCGACGCGTCGCGCGCCGGTGACCTCGGCACCGTCGCGATCAAGGTCGGCGACGAGTACATCGCGTACTCGCCCGAGGCCGCCGCGAAGGCCGCCGACGTCTCGACCCTCGAAGAGGGCCGCGGCGCAGGTGACCTCGCGATCAAGATCGACCGCACCACGACCGAGGCCGGCGCCTACCCGCTGATCCTCATCAGCTACAGCATCGCGTGCGAGCAGTACCAGGACGCAGCCGCCGCCCCGATCGTCAAGGCGTACCTCAGCTACGCCGCGTCGGTGCAGGGTCAGGATGAGGCCGCCGCCGCCGCAGGCAGCGCCCCCATCTCGGACGAGCTGCGCGACCAGGTCAACGCCGCGATCGAACTGATCGTCACGGACTGA
- the pstC gene encoding phosphate ABC transporter permease subunit PstC: protein MTTTTAPPAKTTQRAGDRWFSRTALFAGSMILVTLAAVAIFLFVQSIPGITATSDNASIITTNFWDYVWPLAFGTVWASILALIMAVPLAIAVALFISHYAPRRLAQTLGYIVDLLAAVPSVVFGLWGILVLAPAVQPVYAWLVDNMGWFPLFGGPVSATGRTIFTAAIVLAVMVVPIITAICREIFLQTPVLHEEAALALGATRWEMVRMSVFPFARSGIVSASMLGLGRALGETMAVAMVLSASGVITFQLFTARNPSTIPANIALTFPEAYGTNINVLIATGLILFIVTFAVNALARWIVSRRKEFSGAN, encoded by the coding sequence ATGACGACAACCACTGCGCCACCTGCGAAGACCACGCAGCGGGCCGGCGACCGCTGGTTCTCCAGAACCGCACTGTTCGCGGGATCGATGATCCTCGTGACGCTCGCGGCCGTCGCCATCTTCCTCTTCGTCCAGTCCATTCCCGGGATCACTGCGACCAGTGACAACGCGTCGATCATCACGACCAACTTCTGGGACTACGTCTGGCCCCTCGCCTTCGGCACGGTGTGGGCATCGATCCTGGCACTCATCATGGCGGTGCCCCTCGCCATCGCTGTCGCCCTCTTCATCTCTCACTACGCCCCGCGTCGACTCGCTCAGACCCTCGGCTACATCGTCGACCTGTTGGCCGCAGTCCCGTCGGTCGTCTTCGGCCTGTGGGGCATCCTGGTCCTCGCTCCCGCGGTTCAGCCCGTCTATGCCTGGTTGGTCGACAACATGGGCTGGTTCCCGCTGTTCGGCGGCCCCGTCTCGGCGACGGGCCGCACGATCTTCACGGCGGCGATCGTCCTCGCCGTCATGGTCGTGCCGATCATCACCGCGATCTGCCGCGAGATCTTCCTGCAGACGCCGGTCCTCCATGAGGAGGCGGCCCTCGCCCTGGGCGCCACCCGCTGGGAGATGGTCCGCATGTCCGTCTTCCCCTTCGCGCGCAGCGGCATCGTCTCGGCCTCGATGCTCGGCCTCGGCCGCGCGCTCGGCGAGACGATGGCCGTCGCGATGGTGCTCTCGGCCTCGGGCGTGATCACGTTCCAGCTGTTCACCGCGCGCAACCCCTCGACGATCCCGGCCAACATCGCCCTCACCTTCCCCGAAGCGTATGGAACGAACATCAACGTCCTGATCGCGACCGGCCTCATCTTGTTCATCGTCACCTTCGCTGTGAATGCGCTCGCTCGCTGGATCGTCAGTCGGCGCAAGGAATTCTCGGGAGCCAACTGA
- the pstA gene encoding phosphate ABC transporter permease PstA, which yields MTTIQTPPLAPEAPSITPSARLTSGRLPRWAPWALLAGTAAVAGLVMAMLTVASGDEFSLAGWAIFTAIGYLILIAVISAIVEGRRKAVDRVVTGVVSIAFLIAMVPLVSVAYTVVVNGVAAFSAEFFTSSMRNVVGEGGGILHAIVGTLLITLAAAVISIPIGIFTAIYLVEYGAGNRLARGITFLVDVMTGIPSIVAGLFAYSLFALFLGPGIRMGIMGSIALSVLMIPVVVRSSEEMLRLVPNELREASYALGVPKWLTIAKVVLPTAIAGITTGVMLSISRVIGETAPLLLTAGVATSMNYNLFEGRMMTLPVFAYTQYMNQGIPPEAYIDRAWGAALVLIIIVMVLNLVARLVAKIFSPKLGR from the coding sequence ATGACGACGATCCAGACTCCCCCGCTCGCGCCTGAGGCGCCGAGCATCACCCCCTCCGCACGCCTCACCAGCGGACGCCTGCCGCGATGGGCACCGTGGGCGCTGCTCGCCGGAACCGCCGCCGTCGCGGGGCTCGTGATGGCCATGCTCACCGTCGCGAGCGGGGATGAGTTCAGCCTCGCCGGCTGGGCGATCTTCACCGCGATCGGCTACCTGATCCTCATCGCGGTGATCTCCGCGATCGTCGAGGGCCGCCGCAAGGCCGTCGACCGTGTCGTGACCGGCGTCGTGAGCATCGCCTTCCTCATCGCGATGGTCCCGCTCGTCTCGGTCGCCTACACGGTGGTCGTCAACGGCGTGGCGGCCTTCAGCGCGGAGTTCTTCACGAGCTCGATGCGCAACGTCGTCGGCGAAGGCGGAGGCATCCTCCACGCCATCGTCGGCACGCTCCTCATCACACTCGCCGCCGCCGTCATCTCGATCCCGATCGGCATCTTCACCGCGATCTACCTCGTCGAGTACGGCGCAGGCAACCGACTCGCTCGCGGCATCACGTTCCTCGTCGACGTCATGACCGGCATCCCCTCCATCGTCGCGGGCCTCTTCGCCTACTCGCTGTTCGCACTGTTCCTCGGACCGGGCATTCGCATGGGCATCATGGGCTCGATCGCCCTGTCGGTGCTGATGATCCCGGTCGTGGTCCGCTCCAGCGAGGAGATGCTGCGCCTGGTGCCGAACGAGCTTCGTGAGGCGTCGTATGCACTCGGCGTTCCGAAGTGGCTCACGATCGCCAAGGTGGTCCTCCCGACGGCCATCGCCGGAATCACGACCGGCGTCATGCTCTCCATCTCCCGCGTCATCGGCGAGACCGCGCCGCTCCTGCTCACCGCGGGCGTGGCCACCTCGATGAACTACAACCTCTTCGAGGGACGCATGATGACCCTCCCGGTGTTCGCGTACACCCAGTACATGAATCAGGGCATCCCGCCCGAGGCGTATATCGACCGGGCCTGGGGCGCCGCCCTCGTGCTGATCATCATCGTGATGGTGCTCAACCTCGTCGCGCGCCTGGTCGCAAAGATCTTCTCCCCCAAGCTGGGCCGCTGA
- the pstB gene encoding phosphate ABC transporter ATP-binding protein PstB: MSKSIEVNDLNVYYGDFLAVEGVSLDIEPRSVTAFIGPSGCGKSTFLRTLNRMHEVIPGARVEGQVLLDGNDLYGANVDPVLVRRQVGMVFQRPNPFPTMSIRENVLAGVKLNNKRISKSDSDALVEKSLQGANLWNEVKDRLDKPGSGLSGGQQQRLCIARAIAVSPEVILMDEPCSALDPISTYAIEELIGELKNDYTVVIVTHNMQQASRVSDKTAFFNIAGTGKPGKLIEYDNTTSIFTTPTVQATEDYVSGRFG, from the coding sequence GTGTCCAAGAGCATCGAAGTCAACGATCTGAACGTCTACTACGGCGACTTCCTGGCCGTCGAGGGCGTCTCGCTCGACATCGAACCCCGCAGCGTGACCGCCTTCATCGGCCCGTCGGGCTGCGGAAAGTCGACCTTCCTGCGCACCCTCAACCGCATGCACGAGGTCATCCCCGGCGCGCGTGTCGAGGGCCAGGTGCTGCTCGACGGAAACGACCTGTACGGAGCGAACGTCGACCCGGTGCTCGTGCGCCGCCAGGTGGGCATGGTGTTCCAGCGCCCCAACCCGTTCCCCACCATGTCGATCCGCGAGAACGTGCTGGCCGGCGTGAAGCTGAACAACAAGCGCATCTCGAAGTCCGACTCCGACGCCCTCGTCGAGAAGTCGCTTCAGGGCGCGAACCTGTGGAACGAGGTCAAGGACCGCCTCGACAAGCCCGGCTCGGGTCTCTCCGGCGGTCAGCAGCAGCGTCTGTGCATCGCCCGCGCGATCGCCGTCTCGCCCGAGGTCATCCTCATGGACGAGCCGTGCTCGGCGCTCGACCCGATCTCGACCTACGCGATCGAGGAGCTCATCGGCGAGCTGAAGAACGACTACACGGTCGTCATCGTCACGCACAACATGCAGCAGGCATCGCGCGTGAGCGACAAGACGGCGTTCTTCAACATCGCCGGCACCGGCAAGCCGGGCAAGCTCATCGAGTACGACAACACCACGTCGATCTTCACGACGCCGACCGTACAGGCCACCGAGGACTACGTGTCGGGACGGTTCGGATAA